A genomic window from Dehalococcoidales bacterium includes:
- a CDS encoding MBL fold metallo-hydrolase, with amino-acid sequence MIIRKLVVGPYASNCYIVGSEATKDGMVIDPGANGAEIIRTVEKLGLKIDLIVLTHRHPDHVGAAAQVKAAFKAPLAAHAECAKYLPQSPSYKFEEPFEGAPKPERILADGDIIDIGDLHFKVLHTPGHTPCGISLYGEGHVFTGDTLFNYGIGRYDLIDGDYHALINGIKTKLLTLPPETVVHPGHGPDSTIATEKRANTFLR; translated from the coding sequence ATGATAATCAGAAAACTAGTGGTCGGGCCTTACGCCAGCAACTGCTATATCGTAGGCTCGGAAGCGACTAAAGACGGCATGGTCATCGACCCCGGCGCTAATGGCGCGGAAATTATCCGCACCGTGGAAAAGCTGGGGCTGAAAATAGACCTTATCGTTTTAACCCACCGCCACCCCGACCATGTTGGCGCGGCGGCGCAGGTCAAGGCCGCGTTCAAAGCCCCCCTCGCCGCCCACGCCGAGTGCGCCAAGTACCTCCCCCAGTCCCCCAGCTACAAATTTGAAGAGCCATTCGAGGGCGCTCCCAAGCCAGAACGCATTCTGGCGGACGGGGACATTATAGATATAGGGGATTTGCATTTTAAAGTCCTGCACACGCCGGGGCATACGCCCTGCGGCATCAGCCTCTACGGGGAGGGGCATGTCTTTACCGGGGATACGCTTTTCAACTACGGCATCGGCCGCTATGACCTGATTGACGGGGACTACCATGCGCTGATAAACGGCATCAAGACCAAGCTGCTAACTCTCCCGCCGGAAACGGTCGTCCACCCCGGCCACGGCCCGGACTCCACCATCGCCACGGAAAAACGCGCCAACACCTTCTTGAGATAA